In one Shinella zoogloeoides genomic region, the following are encoded:
- a CDS encoding DUF1150 family protein, with translation MGLKTATTTVSKADLAHLGAGEVGYIRKMKADEVSRVFPEAPEIDPSLDLWALFGADGTPILLTDNRSSTFYKAAEDELRTVSLH, from the coding sequence ATGGGACTGAAAACCGCAACCACCACCGTTTCGAAGGCAGACCTTGCGCATCTGGGCGCAGGCGAAGTCGGCTATATCCGCAAGATGAAGGCAGACGAAGTCTCGCGCGTCTTCCCGGAAGCCCCCGAGATCGACCCGAGCCTTGATCTGTGGGCCCTGTTCGGTGCCGACGGCACGCCGATCCTCCTGACCGACAATCGTTCCAGCACCTTCTATAAAGCCGCCGAAGACGAACTGCGCACGGTCAGCCTGCACTGA
- a CDS encoding Hsp20 family protein — protein sequence MTRMTPFTSPLLLGFDAMEKTLERIAKGNDGYPPYNIERLRPNGAPERLRITLAVAGFSDEELDVTTEENQLVIRGRQVDSGERDYLYRGIAARQFQRTFVLADGMRVQGAELKNGLLAVDLVRPEPQRMVKKINISVSD from the coding sequence ATGACACGCATGACCCCTTTCACGAGCCCGCTGCTGCTCGGTTTCGACGCCATGGAAAAGACCCTCGAGCGTATCGCCAAGGGCAACGATGGCTATCCTCCGTACAACATCGAGCGGCTGAGGCCGAACGGCGCGCCCGAGCGCCTGCGCATCACGCTCGCCGTCGCCGGCTTTTCCGACGAGGAGTTGGACGTGACGACGGAGGAGAACCAGCTCGTCATTCGCGGCCGCCAGGTCGATAGCGGCGAGCGGGACTATCTTTACCGGGGCATCGCTGCCCGCCAGTTCCAGCGCACCTTCGTGCTTGCCGACGGCATGCGCGTCCAGGGCGCCGAACTCAAGAACGGCCTTCTCGCGGTCGATCTCGTGCGGCCCGAGCCGCAGCGAATGGTAAAGAAAATTAATATTTCCGTATCAGACTAG
- a CDS encoding nucleoside hydrolase, with protein MSEPRKIIIDTDPGQDDAAAIMLALGSPELDILGITTVAGNVPLSRTSTNARIILEFCSRPDVKVFAGADRPIARPLVTAEHVHGKTGLDGPELHEPEMPLQAQHAVDFIIETLKREPSGTVTLCTLGPLTNIALALEKAPEIAGRVRELVMMGGGFFEGGNITPAAEFNIYVDPEAAAAVFRSGIPIVMMPLDVTHKVLTLKSRVAKLRAIGSRPAIALVEMLEFFERFDLEKYGSDGGPLHDPTVIAYLLKPELFSGRDCNVEVETASPLTVGMTVVDWWQVTGRKHNARVMKDIDADGFFALLAERVGRL; from the coding sequence ATGTCTGAGCCACGGAAAATCATCATCGACACGGATCCCGGCCAGGACGATGCCGCCGCGATCATGCTGGCGCTCGGCAGCCCCGAACTCGACATTCTCGGTATCACGACGGTCGCCGGCAACGTGCCGCTTTCGCGCACCTCCACCAATGCCCGCATCATCCTGGAGTTCTGCTCCCGGCCGGATGTGAAGGTGTTTGCCGGCGCCGACAGGCCCATCGCCCGCCCGCTGGTGACCGCCGAGCATGTGCATGGCAAGACGGGCCTCGACGGGCCGGAACTGCACGAGCCAGAAATGCCGCTGCAGGCGCAGCACGCTGTCGATTTCATCATCGAGACGCTGAAGCGCGAGCCTTCCGGTACGGTGACGCTCTGCACGCTCGGACCGCTGACGAACATCGCGCTTGCGCTTGAGAAGGCGCCCGAGATCGCCGGCCGCGTGCGCGAACTGGTCATGATGGGCGGCGGCTTCTTCGAGGGCGGCAACATCACACCGGCCGCCGAGTTCAACATCTATGTAGATCCCGAGGCGGCCGCCGCCGTCTTCCGGTCGGGCATCCCGATCGTCATGATGCCGCTCGACGTCACCCATAAGGTGCTGACGCTGAAGAGCCGTGTTGCGAAGCTGCGCGCGATCGGCAGCCGCCCGGCCATCGCCCTTGTCGAGATGCTGGAATTCTTCGAGCGCTTCGACCTGGAAAAATACGGTTCCGATGGCGGCCCGCTGCACGATCCGACGGTCATTGCCTATCTCCTGAAACCGGAGCTTTTCTCCGGCCGCGACTGCAACGTCGAGGTCGAGACCGCCTCGCCGCTCACCGTCGGCATGACGGTCGTCGACTGGTGGCAGGTCACCGGCCGCAAGCACAATGCGCGCGTCATGAAGGATATCGATGCGGACGGTTTCTTCGCGCTGCTTGCCGAACGCGTCGGCCGCCTGTGA
- a CDS encoding methyl-accepting chemotaxis protein: MFKFQAKSLATKLIAVTGGTIALVMLASNTVLIDQTQSRVSDLVYTQADTEAKAIAADIAADIGALAGAARAMGGVIEQGHAAGFMDRKAVVSILKANTEKNSFALGSWFAEEPNAFDGQSRGMAEQLETGTFKDGSFNPYWTKRKDGTITLSTFESDYKAEWYALAAKSGKGAMSSPYQETSTGENLTMASIAYPVNVNGKMIGVTGADVSLKTLYDKLSQLRPFGEGRVMLLSQTGKWIVGPNVDLLMKEYDSTGVEVVKEALATGKVGHIKNLSFDEFAAFDRVVYPFALPDINTTWAVLVDVPRAAINAPVQDQTYMMIAGGLIVLATVLAGLYFAVRFFVQKPLAGLVNDVATLGNGVYTQPIAGQDRSDETGSVAKALEGFRHRLADTKRLEAEADSQRQMTEAERGRSEAERAESSALQRDIVARLGDGLAQLSSGNLTFRLSGDFPGEYGKLKTDFNSAIASLEETIQTVNASVGNIGGGTGEISRGAADLSHRTEQQAASLEETAAALDQLTSQVNSSAENARVAAKSVETASNDASKSGEVVQKAIDAMRGIEHSSGEISNIIGVIDEIAFQTNLLALNAGVEAARAGEAGKGFAVVAQEVRELAQRSAKAAKEIKALINTSEVQVREGVDLVGKAGSALENIADQVIQINGLIRQISGSASEQAVGLKEINSAVNQMDQVTQQNAAMVEETTAASMALNDEAQTLKSLVARFRAGAAAMAAQPVQHTARQQAQPQRAAYQAPRTTARAMPQVAGNTALAQDDWEEF; the protein is encoded by the coding sequence ATGTTCAAGTTCCAGGCCAAGTCGCTCGCGACGAAGCTCATCGCGGTTACCGGCGGCACGATCGCCCTGGTGATGCTCGCCTCCAATACCGTTCTGATCGACCAGACGCAGAGCCGCGTGTCCGATCTCGTCTATACGCAGGCCGACACCGAGGCCAAGGCGATCGCCGCCGACATCGCCGCCGATATCGGCGCGCTGGCCGGCGCGGCGCGCGCCATGGGCGGCGTCATCGAGCAGGGCCATGCGGCCGGCTTCATGGACCGCAAGGCCGTCGTCAGTATCCTGAAGGCGAACACGGAAAAGAACAGCTTCGCGCTGGGTAGCTGGTTTGCGGAAGAGCCCAACGCCTTCGACGGCCAGTCGCGCGGCATGGCCGAGCAACTGGAAACCGGCACGTTCAAGGACGGCTCGTTCAACCCCTACTGGACGAAGCGCAAGGACGGCACGATCACGCTGTCGACCTTCGAATCCGACTACAAGGCCGAGTGGTATGCGCTGGCCGCCAAGAGCGGCAAGGGTGCCATGAGCTCGCCCTATCAGGAAACTTCCACCGGCGAGAACCTGACGATGGCCTCCATCGCCTATCCGGTCAACGTGAACGGCAAGATGATCGGCGTCACCGGCGCCGACGTCTCCCTGAAGACGCTCTATGACAAGCTGAGCCAGCTTCGGCCGTTCGGCGAAGGCCGTGTCATGCTGCTCTCGCAGACCGGCAAGTGGATCGTCGGGCCGAACGTCGACCTGCTTATGAAGGAATACGATTCGACGGGCGTCGAAGTGGTGAAGGAAGCGCTTGCCACCGGCAAGGTCGGCCATATCAAGAACCTGTCCTTCGATGAGTTCGCCGCCTTCGACCGCGTCGTCTACCCGTTCGCGCTGCCGGATATCAACACGACCTGGGCCGTCCTCGTCGACGTGCCGCGCGCGGCGATCAATGCGCCCGTCCAGGACCAGACCTATATGATGATCGCAGGCGGCCTGATCGTGCTCGCCACCGTGCTGGCAGGCCTCTACTTTGCCGTCCGCTTCTTCGTGCAGAAGCCGCTTGCCGGTCTCGTCAACGATGTCGCCACGCTCGGCAACGGCGTCTACACCCAGCCGATCGCCGGCCAGGACCGCTCTGACGAGACCGGTTCGGTCGCGAAAGCCCTGGAAGGCTTCCGTCACCGGCTCGCCGATACCAAGCGCCTAGAAGCCGAAGCCGACAGCCAGCGCCAGATGACGGAAGCCGAGCGCGGCCGCTCCGAAGCCGAACGGGCCGAATCGAGCGCGCTCCAGCGCGATATCGTCGCCCGGCTCGGCGACGGCCTTGCGCAGCTTTCCTCGGGCAACCTGACCTTCCGTCTCTCCGGCGATTTCCCAGGCGAATACGGCAAGCTCAAGACCGACTTCAACTCGGCGATCGCCAGCCTCGAAGAGACGATCCAGACGGTCAACGCCTCGGTCGGCAATATCGGCGGCGGCACCGGCGAGATCTCCAGGGGCGCGGCCGACCTGTCGCACCGTACCGAGCAGCAGGCCGCAAGCCTGGAAGAAACCGCAGCCGCGCTCGACCAGCTCACCTCGCAGGTCAATTCGAGCGCCGAGAACGCCCGCGTCGCCGCCAAGTCGGTGGAAACCGCCAGCAACGACGCCAGCAAGTCCGGCGAAGTGGTGCAGAAGGCAATCGACGCGATGCGCGGCATCGAGCATTCTTCGGGCGAAATCTCCAACATCATCGGCGTCATCGACGAAATCGCCTTCCAGACCAACCTGCTCGCTCTTAACGCCGGTGTCGAAGCCGCCCGCGCCGGCGAAGCCGGCAAGGGTTTCGCAGTCGTCGCCCAGGAAGTGCGAGAGCTTGCCCAGCGCTCGGCCAAGGCCGCCAAGGAAATCAAGGCGCTGATCAACACGTCCGAGGTGCAGGTGCGCGAAGGCGTGGATCTCGTCGGCAAGGCCGGCAGCGCGCTGGAAAACATCGCCGACCAGGTCATCCAGATCAACGGCCTGATCCGCCAGATTTCCGGCTCGGCCTCCGAACAGGCCGTCGGCCTCAAGGAGATCAACTCGGCCGTCAACCAGATGGACCAGGTGACGCAGCAGAACGCCGCGATGGTGGAGGAAACCACCGCCGCCTCGATGGCGCTGAACGACGAGGCCCAGACGCTGAAGTCGCTCGTCGCCCGCTTCCGCGCCGGCGCGGCCGCAATGGCCGCCCAGCCGGTGCAGCACACGGCCCGCCAGCAGGCCCAGCCGCAACGCGCCGCCTATCAGGCGCCGCGCACGACGGCCCGCGCCATGCCGCAGGTCGCCGGCAATACGGCGCTCGCGCAGGACGACTGGGAAGAGTTCTGA
- a CDS encoding ribokinase: MITVFGSINMDLIATPERLPKPGETVMGSSFTTAAGGKGANQALAARRAGSIVRMAGAVGDDRLGSQALALLADAAVDLNGVRSAAEATGTAHILVDDEGENVIVVVPGANGTVAEEDARRTVGGMSRGDYLMLQFEIPNAAIEAALVAAKQKGVTSIVNIAPFSADARRLGAMADVLVANETEFDLFVGKGELSDEARETTMRALHAASGQTIIVTLGADGVIAIRKNEIFRAAGLVIEPVDTVGAGDTFCGYLAASLDAGLGFKDALRRAAVAGSLACLKPGAQPSIPFAAAVDAEV, translated from the coding sequence ATGATCACCGTCTTCGGTTCCATCAACATGGACCTCATCGCAACGCCGGAACGCCTGCCGAAGCCGGGCGAGACGGTGATGGGCAGCAGCTTCACCACCGCCGCCGGCGGCAAGGGCGCCAACCAGGCGCTTGCCGCCCGCCGCGCCGGCTCCATCGTGCGCATGGCCGGCGCCGTCGGCGACGACCGGCTGGGAAGCCAGGCGCTGGCGCTGCTCGCCGATGCCGCGGTAGACCTCAACGGCGTGCGCTCCGCCGCCGAGGCGACGGGCACGGCGCATATCCTCGTCGACGACGAGGGCGAGAACGTCATCGTCGTGGTGCCGGGCGCCAACGGCACCGTCGCGGAGGAAGATGCCAGGCGCACGGTCGGCGGCATGTCGCGCGGCGACTACCTGATGCTGCAGTTCGAGATCCCCAACGCCGCCATCGAGGCGGCGCTTGTCGCGGCCAAGCAGAAGGGCGTCACCTCGATTGTCAACATCGCCCCCTTCAGCGCCGACGCCCGGCGGCTCGGCGCCATGGCGGACGTGCTCGTCGCCAACGAGACGGAGTTCGACCTCTTCGTCGGCAAGGGCGAGCTTTCCGACGAGGCGCGCGAAACCACCATGCGCGCGCTCCACGCCGCAAGCGGCCAGACGATCATCGTGACGCTCGGCGCCGACGGCGTGATCGCCATCCGCAAGAACGAGATCTTCCGCGCCGCCGGCCTCGTCATCGAGCCGGTCGATACGGTCGGCGCGGGCGACACGTTCTGCGGCTATCTCGCCGCCTCGCTTGATGCCGGCCTCGGCTTCAAGGACGCCCTGCGCCGCGCGGCCGTCGCCGGCTCGCTCGCCTGCCTCAAGCCGGGCGCGCAGCCCTCCATCCCGTTTGCCGCCGCCGTCGACGCGGAAGTCTGA
- a CDS encoding DNA recombination protein RmuC: protein MIDPTFDTLLLTFLARLGGPGPALLLFVVTLLAVFGFVSARRSHARQREAAAIAELRFAELLRAQTEMQGRVGAMAEVFGAKQSETNQAINARLDGLTQRLGQSISEQTRATHENLRRLQERLAVIDTAQTNIQSLAKDVVGLQAILSNKQTRGAFGQSRMETIIADALPHGAYQFQAQLSNGVRPDCTIRMPNGQPPLVVDAKFPLEAWNAMSDGRPPEAVKIAAQQFRRDMETHIRDISEKYLLAGETQDTAFLFVPSESIFASIHENFEGVVQRAHRARIVIVSPSLLMLSVQVLQALLKDQRMREQAHVIQGEVARLMDDLTRLDDRVRKLHGHFTSAQKDVDLILTSTEKLARRGARIGELEFESVSELSQPVEKTVESRTGALRLRVVDED, encoded by the coding sequence ATGATCGACCCCACTTTCGATACCCTGCTCCTGACCTTCCTCGCCCGGCTCGGCGGCCCCGGCCCGGCGCTGCTCCTCTTTGTCGTCACGCTTCTCGCCGTCTTCGGCTTCGTCTCTGCCCGCCGCAGCCATGCCCGCCAGCGTGAAGCCGCGGCGATCGCGGAGTTGCGCTTTGCCGAGCTACTGAGGGCGCAGACCGAGATGCAGGGACGCGTCGGGGCGATGGCGGAGGTCTTCGGCGCAAAACAATCCGAGACGAACCAGGCGATCAATGCGCGGCTCGACGGCCTGACGCAGCGCCTCGGCCAGTCGATCTCCGAGCAGACGCGCGCGACCCACGAGAATCTCAGGCGCTTGCAGGAACGGCTTGCCGTCATCGACACGGCGCAGACCAACATCCAGTCGCTGGCCAAGGACGTGGTCGGCTTGCAGGCGATCCTCTCCAACAAGCAGACGCGCGGCGCCTTTGGCCAATCGCGCATGGAGACGATCATCGCCGATGCACTGCCGCACGGCGCTTACCAGTTCCAGGCGCAGCTTTCCAACGGCGTGCGCCCCGATTGCACGATCCGCATGCCGAATGGTCAGCCGCCGCTCGTCGTCGACGCCAAGTTCCCGCTGGAGGCATGGAACGCCATGTCGGACGGGCGCCCGCCGGAGGCGGTAAAAATCGCCGCCCAGCAGTTCCGCCGCGACATGGAGACCCATATCCGGGATATTTCCGAAAAATACCTGCTGGCGGGAGAAACGCAGGACACGGCCTTCCTCTTCGTGCCCTCGGAATCGATCTTCGCCAGCATCCACGAGAATTTCGAGGGCGTCGTGCAGCGCGCGCATCGGGCGCGCATCGTCATCGTCTCGCCCTCGCTGCTCATGCTCTCCGTGCAGGTGCTCCAGGCGCTCCTCAAGGACCAGCGCATGCGCGAGCAGGCGCATGTCATCCAGGGCGAGGTCGCACGGCTGATGGACGATTTGACGCGGCTCGACGACCGGGTGCGCAAGCTGCACGGCCATTTTACCTCGGCGCAGAAGGATGTGGACCTCATCCTCACCTCGACGGAAAAGCTGGCGCGCCGGGGCGCGCGCATCGGAGAGCTTGAATTCGAAAGCGTTTCCGAGCTTTCCCAGCCGGTGGAGAAGACCGTCGAGAGCAGAACGGGAGCATTGCGGCTGAGGGTAGTTGACGAGGACTGA
- the def gene encoding peptide deformylase yields the protein MTIKPLIILPDPILREVSKPIETIDSEVKKLADDMLETMYDAPGIGLAAIQIGVARRMLVLDVSKDGEDKAPLVFINPEVVSTSDARSVYEEGCLSIPDYYAEVERPAAITVKHLDRDGKERLTEADGLLATCLQHEIDHLNGVLFIDHISKLKREMVIRKFTKAAKLRGSKAL from the coding sequence ATGACCATCAAGCCGCTGATTATCCTTCCCGATCCGATCCTCCGCGAGGTCTCGAAGCCCATCGAGACCATCGACAGCGAGGTGAAGAAGCTCGCCGATGACATGCTGGAGACCATGTACGATGCGCCGGGCATCGGCCTTGCCGCCATCCAGATCGGCGTTGCGCGCCGTATGCTGGTGCTGGACGTGTCGAAGGACGGCGAGGACAAGGCGCCGCTCGTCTTCATCAACCCGGAGGTCGTCAGCACGTCGGATGCCCGCTCGGTGTACGAGGAAGGCTGCCTGTCGATCCCGGATTATTATGCCGAGGTCGAGCGCCCGGCAGCGATCACCGTCAAGCATCTCGACCGTGACGGCAAGGAACGGCTGACGGAGGCCGACGGCCTGCTGGCGACCTGCCTCCAGCACGAGATCGACCACCTCAACGGTGTGCTGTTCATCGACCATATTTCCAAGCTGAAGCGCGAAATGGTGATCCGCAAGTTCACCAAGGCGGCCAAGCTGCGCGGCAGCAAGGCGCTCTGA
- the fmt gene encoding methionyl-tRNA formyltransferase, giving the protein MALRIIFMGTPDFSVPTLEALASAGHEIVAVYSQPPRPAGRRGLELVKSPVQQAAEKRGIPVRTPVNFREEADRAAFRALNADVAVVVAYGLLLPEAILTGTRLGCYNGHASLLPRWRGAAPIQRAIMAGDTETGMMVMKMDKGLDTGLVALTRRVAISDTMTAGELHDVLMQAGGGLMAEAMAKLEAGDLPLTPQAEGGVLYAAKIDKAETRIDFSRPAGDVHNHIRGLSPFPGAWFELSVAGKPERVKVLASERSSETTAKPAGTVLDGRLTVACGDGAAVRLVRLQKAGGKPLDAADFLRGTPVPAGEVLA; this is encoded by the coding sequence ATGGCCCTTCGCATCATCTTCATGGGCACGCCGGATTTCTCCGTTCCGACGCTGGAAGCGCTTGCCAGCGCTGGCCACGAGATCGTCGCCGTCTATTCCCAGCCGCCGCGCCCGGCCGGCCGCCGCGGCCTCGAACTGGTCAAGTCGCCGGTTCAGCAAGCCGCGGAGAAGCGTGGCATCCCCGTCCGCACGCCGGTCAATTTCCGCGAGGAAGCCGATCGCGCGGCGTTCCGTGCGCTGAATGCGGACGTCGCCGTCGTCGTCGCCTATGGCCTGCTGCTTCCCGAAGCGATCCTCACCGGCACGCGGCTCGGCTGCTACAACGGCCATGCCTCGCTGCTGCCGCGCTGGCGCGGCGCGGCGCCCATCCAGCGCGCGATCATGGCCGGCGACACCGAGACCGGCATGATGGTCATGAAGATGGACAAGGGTCTCGATACCGGACTGGTCGCGCTCACCCGCCGCGTGGCGATAAGCGACACGATGACCGCCGGTGAACTGCACGATGTGCTGATGCAGGCCGGCGGCGGGCTGATGGCCGAGGCCATGGCAAAGCTCGAGGCCGGCGATCTTCCGCTGACGCCGCAGGCCGAGGGGGGCGTGCTCTACGCCGCCAAGATCGACAAGGCCGAAACACGCATCGACTTCTCCCGCCCTGCCGGCGACGTGCACAACCATATTCGTGGCCTCTCGCCGTTCCCCGGCGCCTGGTTCGAGCTTTCCGTCGCCGGCAAGCCCGAACGCGTCAAGGTGCTGGCCAGCGAACGCTCCAGCGAGACCACCGCAAAACCCGCCGGAACGGTGCTCGACGGCCGGCTGACCGTCGCCTGCGGCGATGGTGCGGCGGTGCGGCTCGTGCGCCTGCAGAAGGCCGGCGGCAAGCCGCTCGATGCGGCGGACTTCCTGCGCGGCACGCCGGTTCCTGCCGGCGAGGTCCTCGCCTGA
- the truA gene encoding tRNA pseudouridine(38-40) synthase TruA: MPRYRLRIEYDGTPYVGWQRQDNGHSVQGAIEAVILSLTGETVSIRGAGRTDSGVHAMGQVAHADLSRIWAGHTLRNALNAHLGMAGERVAILDAAEVPDDFDARFSAVKRHYLYRIISRRAPLALEANRAWFVAKELDHAAMHAAGQMLVGRHDFTTFRAAQCQANSPVRTIDRLEVTRSGELIEMRVSAQSFLHNQIRSFAGTLKLAGEGKWTVDDVRAALEARDRKACGPVAPPDGLYFMAVDY; this comes from the coding sequence ATGCCGCGCTACCGCCTGCGCATCGAATATGACGGCACGCCCTATGTCGGCTGGCAGCGGCAGGACAACGGCCATTCCGTGCAGGGCGCCATCGAGGCGGTGATCCTTTCCCTGACCGGCGAGACCGTGTCGATCCGCGGCGCGGGGCGGACGGATTCCGGCGTGCACGCCATGGGGCAGGTCGCCCATGCGGACCTGTCGCGCATCTGGGCGGGGCACACGCTCCGCAACGCGCTCAACGCCCATCTCGGCATGGCCGGCGAGCGCGTGGCGATCCTCGACGCGGCTGAAGTGCCCGACGATTTCGACGCCCGCTTTTCGGCGGTGAAGCGGCACTACCTCTATCGCATCATCTCGCGCCGCGCGCCGCTGGCGCTGGAAGCGAACCGCGCCTGGTTCGTCGCCAAGGAGCTGGACCACGCGGCCATGCACGCGGCTGGCCAGATGCTGGTCGGCCGGCACGACTTCACGACGTTCCGCGCCGCCCAGTGCCAGGCCAACAGCCCGGTGCGCACCATCGACCGGCTGGAGGTCACGCGCAGCGGGGAGCTTATCGAGATGCGTGTCTCCGCGCAGAGCTTCCTGCACAACCAGATCCGCTCCTTCGCGGGCACGCTGAAGCTGGCGGGCGAGGGCAAGTGGACGGTGGACGACGTGCGGGCCGCGCTCGAAGCGCGCGACCGCAAGGCCTGCGGTCCGGTGGCGCCGCCGGACGGGCTCTATTTCATGGCCGTGGATTACTGA
- the dapE gene encoding succinyl-diaminopimelate desuccinylase, whose product MTSSDPIENLRTLIRCPSVTPAEGGALTALAAMLAPLGFTVERMVAREPGMPDIENLYARIGSEGPHLMFAGHTDVVPVGDEAAWTHAPFGAEIANGEMFGRGAVDMKGGIACFVAAVARQIAKNGPPKGSLSFLITGDEEGPAVNGTVKLLQWAAEKGERWDACLVGEPTNPDQLGDMIKIGRRGSVSGTLTVHGVQGHAAYPHLADNAVRGVIALTDALMHPPFDAGTESFQPSNLEVTTIDVGNPATNVVPARATARFNIRFNDTWTAETVMAEIVRRLDAAASDGTLRPGREPVRYDLTWAERPSHVFLTRNNQLIASLSSAIEAAIGRAPKLSTTGGTSDARYIKDYCPVVEFGLVGQTMHMVDERVAVADLETLTVIYGTFIERWFGDAGA is encoded by the coding sequence ATGACCTCTTCCGATCCGATCGAAAATCTCAGGACGCTCATCCGCTGCCCCTCCGTGACGCCGGCCGAAGGCGGCGCGCTGACGGCGCTTGCCGCCATGCTGGCGCCGCTGGGCTTCACGGTGGAGCGCATGGTGGCGCGCGAGCCTGGCATGCCCGACATCGAGAACCTCTATGCCCGCATCGGCAGCGAGGGTCCGCACCTGATGTTCGCCGGCCATACGGATGTCGTGCCCGTCGGCGACGAGGCGGCTTGGACCCATGCGCCCTTCGGCGCCGAGATCGCGAACGGCGAGATGTTCGGCCGCGGCGCGGTGGACATGAAGGGCGGCATCGCCTGCTTCGTCGCCGCCGTCGCCCGCCAGATCGCGAAGAACGGCCCGCCGAAGGGCTCCCTCTCCTTCCTCATCACCGGCGACGAGGAAGGCCCGGCCGTCAACGGCACGGTCAAGCTGCTGCAATGGGCCGCCGAGAAGGGCGAGCGCTGGGATGCCTGCCTCGTCGGCGAGCCGACCAATCCGGATCAGCTCGGCGACATGATCAAGATCGGCCGGCGCGGCTCCGTGTCCGGCACGCTCACCGTGCACGGCGTGCAGGGCCATGCCGCCTATCCGCACCTTGCCGACAATGCGGTGCGCGGCGTCATCGCCCTCACCGACGCGCTGATGCACCCGCCCTTCGACGCCGGTACGGAAAGCTTCCAGCCATCGAACCTCGAAGTGACGACGATCGACGTCGGCAATCCCGCGACCAATGTCGTGCCGGCGCGGGCGACCGCCCGCTTCAACATCCGCTTCAACGACACCTGGACGGCGGAAACCGTGATGGCGGAGATCGTGCGCCGGCTCGATGCGGCTGCGAGCGACGGGACGCTGCGGCCGGGACGCGAACCCGTCCGCTACGATCTTACCTGGGCCGAGCGGCCGAGCCATGTCTTCCTGACGCGCAACAACCAGCTGATCGCCTCGCTGTCGAGCGCCATCGAGGCCGCCATCGGCCGGGCGCCGAAACTGTCGACGACCGGCGGCACGTCCGATGCGCGCTATATCAAGGACTATTGCCCGGTGGTGGAATTCGGCCTCGTCGGCCAGACCATGCACATGGTGGACGAGCGGGTCGCCGTCGCCGACCTCGAGACGCTCACCGTGATCTACGGGACCTTCATCGAACGCTGGTTCGGCGATGCCGGGGCTTGA
- a CDS encoding DUF805 domain-containing protein, which produces MAAVEEQRPSLAWLFFGWSGRVSRAPFALGWGFWLMLLSASLTRIVIVPKEDPSFLFWSFVFVGVGIVSTISSIMLTVKRLHDMNLPVPLIICLFIPAISFFALFAFMVWPGTNGANDYGRYPNRPKD; this is translated from the coding sequence ATGGCAGCCGTCGAGGAGCAGAGGCCGAGCCTCGCATGGCTCTTCTTCGGCTGGTCCGGCCGCGTGAGCCGTGCGCCCTTCGCGCTCGGCTGGGGTTTCTGGCTCATGCTGCTTTCGGCCTCGCTCACCCGCATCGTCATCGTGCCGAAGGAAGATCCTTCCTTCCTCTTCTGGTCCTTCGTCTTCGTCGGCGTGGGCATCGTCTCGACGATCTCCTCCATCATGCTGACGGTGAAGCGGCTGCACGACATGAACCTGCCGGTGCCGCTGATCATCTGCCTCTTCATCCCCGCCATCTCCTTCTTCGCGCTTTTCGCCTTCATGGTCTGGCCGGGCACGAACGGCGCGAACGATTACGGGCGCTATCCCAATCGTCCCAAAGACTGA